A part of Streptomyces sp. NBC_01451 genomic DNA contains:
- a CDS encoding mycoredoxin — MPGTVTMYSTTWCGYCRRLKSQMDREGIAYNEINIEQDPESAAFVEKANGGNQTVPTVLVIPSNDGPEVVMTNPSLAQVKQALGA; from the coding sequence ATGCCGGGCACTGTGACGATGTACAGCACCACGTGGTGCGGATACTGCCGTCGGCTGAAGAGCCAGATGGACCGCGAGGGCATCGCGTACAACGAGATCAACATCGAGCAGGACCCGGAGTCCGCGGCGTTCGTGGAGAAGGCGAACGGCGGCAACCAGACGGTTCCGACGGTGCTGGTGATCCCCTCGAACGACGGCCCCGAGGTCGTGATGACGAACCCGAGTCTCGCGCAGGTGAAGCAGGCCCTCGGCGCCTGA
- the nudC gene encoding NAD(+) diphosphatase, whose protein sequence is MTTWTDHTADRPISLTAPSGIDRAAHHRLDEAWLAAAWSHPTTRCFVVSGGQVLIDETSEGRTELVMTPSFEAPLTEAHRYFLGSDDDGTSYFALQKDALPGRMDQSARPAGLREAGLLLSPRDAGLMVHAVALENWQRLHRFCSRCGERTVIAAAGHIRRCPACGAEHYPRTDPAVIMAVTDEEDRILLGRQVHWPEGRFSTLAGFVEPGESIEQSVRREVFEEAGIHVGQVEYVASQPWPFPSSLMLGFMARATSTDIEVDGDEIHEARWFSREDLRAGFESGEVLPPYGISIAARLIELWYGKPLPKPNSAL, encoded by the coding sequence GTGACCACCTGGACCGACCACACCGCCGACCGTCCCATCTCGCTCACGGCCCCCAGCGGCATCGACCGGGCCGCACACCACCGGCTCGACGAGGCCTGGCTCGCCGCAGCGTGGAGCCACCCCACGACCCGCTGCTTCGTGGTCTCCGGCGGCCAGGTCCTCATCGACGAGACGTCCGAGGGGCGTACCGAACTCGTCATGACCCCCTCCTTCGAAGCCCCCCTCACCGAAGCGCACCGTTACTTCCTCGGCAGTGACGACGACGGCACCAGCTACTTCGCCCTCCAGAAGGACGCCCTGCCCGGCCGCATGGACCAGTCCGCGCGCCCCGCGGGCCTGCGCGAGGCCGGCCTGCTCCTCTCGCCCCGCGACGCGGGTCTGATGGTCCACGCCGTGGCCCTGGAGAACTGGCAGCGACTGCACCGCTTCTGCTCCCGCTGCGGCGAACGCACCGTCATCGCCGCCGCCGGTCACATCCGCCGCTGCCCGGCCTGCGGCGCCGAGCACTACCCGCGCACCGACCCGGCCGTGATCATGGCCGTCACCGACGAGGAGGACCGCATTCTCCTCGGCCGCCAGGTCCACTGGCCCGAGGGCCGCTTCTCGACGCTCGCCGGTTTCGTCGAGCCCGGCGAGTCCATCGAACAGTCGGTGCGCCGCGAGGTGTTCGAGGAGGCCGGCATCCACGTCGGCCAGGTCGAGTACGTCGCCAGCCAGCCCTGGCCCTTCCCGTCCAGTCTCATGCTCGGCTTCATGGCCCGCGCCACCTCCACCGACATCGAGGTCGACGGCGACGAGATCCACGAGGCCCGCTGGTTCTCCCGCGAGGACCTGCGTGCGGGCTTCGAATCCGGCGAGGTCCTCCCGCCGTACGGCATCTCGATCGCGGCCCGCCTGATCGAACTCTGGTACGGCAAGCCGCTCCCGAAGCCGAACAGCGCGCTCTGA
- a CDS encoding dipeptidase — MTMSQAPDSAVRTYIEQHRVAFLDDLAEWLRIPSVSAQPDHAPDVRRSADWLAAKLRETGFPTVEVWATPGAPAVFAEWPADDPAAPTVLVYGHHDVQPAAREDGWDSDPFEPVVRGNRLHARGAADDKGQVFFHTLGVRAHLATTGRAAPAVHLMMLVEGEEESGSVHFRSLVEEHADRLAADAVIVSDTGMWAEDTPTVCTGMRGLAECEIQLHGPDQDIHSGSFGGAVPNPATAVARLVAALHDEHARVTIPGFYDGVTEPTDRERELLAELPFDEEQWLRTAKSYATHGEAGHTTLERVWTRPTAEVNGIGGGYQGPGSKTIVPASAMVKLSFRLVAGQDPDHIEKIVRDWTATRVPAGIRYEITFAAATRPCLTPLDHPALQSVVRAMSRAFEKPVRYTREGGSGPAADLQDVLRAPVLFLGISVPSDGWHAPNEKVEIDLLLKGVETTAYLWGDLAGTWRHES, encoded by the coding sequence ATGACCATGAGCCAGGCCCCGGACAGCGCCGTCCGCACGTACATCGAGCAGCACCGCGTCGCCTTCCTCGACGACCTCGCCGAGTGGCTGCGCATCCCGTCCGTGTCGGCCCAGCCCGACCACGCTCCCGATGTGCGCCGCAGTGCCGACTGGCTCGCCGCCAAACTCCGGGAAACCGGCTTCCCGACCGTCGAGGTCTGGGCGACACCGGGCGCCCCGGCGGTCTTCGCCGAGTGGCCCGCCGACGACCCCGCCGCCCCCACGGTCCTCGTCTACGGCCACCACGACGTGCAGCCCGCCGCCCGCGAGGACGGCTGGGACAGCGACCCCTTCGAACCGGTCGTCCGGGGAAACCGCCTTCACGCGCGCGGGGCCGCCGACGACAAGGGCCAGGTGTTCTTCCACACACTCGGCGTCCGCGCACACCTCGCCACCACCGGCCGCGCCGCGCCCGCCGTCCATCTGATGATGCTCGTCGAGGGCGAGGAGGAGTCGGGCTCAGTCCACTTCCGTTCCCTCGTCGAGGAGCACGCCGACCGGCTCGCCGCCGACGCCGTGATCGTCTCCGACACCGGCATGTGGGCCGAGGACACCCCCACGGTGTGCACCGGCATGCGCGGCCTCGCCGAGTGCGAGATCCAGCTCCACGGACCCGACCAGGACATCCACTCCGGCTCCTTCGGCGGCGCCGTGCCCAACCCGGCGACCGCCGTCGCCCGCCTCGTCGCCGCACTGCACGACGAGCACGCGCGCGTGACGATCCCCGGTTTCTACGACGGCGTCACCGAACCCACCGACCGCGAGCGCGAACTCCTCGCCGAACTGCCCTTCGACGAGGAGCAGTGGCTGCGCACCGCCAAGTCGTACGCCACCCACGGCGAAGCCGGACACACCACCCTGGAGCGCGTGTGGACGCGTCCCACCGCCGAGGTCAACGGCATCGGCGGCGGTTACCAGGGCCCCGGCAGCAAGACGATCGTCCCGGCCTCGGCCATGGTGAAACTCTCCTTCCGACTGGTCGCCGGCCAGGACCCCGACCACATCGAGAAGATCGTCCGTGACTGGACCGCGACCCGCGTTCCCGCCGGGATCCGCTACGAGATCACGTTCGCGGCGGCCACGCGCCCGTGCCTGACCCCACTGGACCACCCCGCCCTGCAGTCGGTCGTACGCGCCATGAGCCGCGCCTTCGAAAAGCCGGTCCGCTACACGCGCGAGGGCGGCAGCGGCCCGGCCGCCGACCTCCAGGACGTCCTCCGTGCCCCCGTGCTCTTCCTGGGCATCTCCGTCCCGTCCGACGGCTGGCACGCCCCCAACGAGAAGGTGGAGATCGACCTGCTCCTCAAGGGCGTCGAGACCACCGCCTACCTGTGGGGCGACCTGGCGGGGACCTGGCGCCATGAGTCCTGA
- a CDS encoding ATP-dependent DNA helicase, which yields MPASISDPEQLKELLGIPFTPEQTACIIAPPAPQVIVAGAGSGKTTVMAARVVWLVGTGQVAPEQVLGLTFTNKAAGELAERVRKALVRAGVTDPDVIDPDNPPGEPVISTYHAFAGRLLKDHGLRLGLEPTARLLADATRYQLAARVLREAPGPYPALTRSFPDLVSDLLTLDAELAEHLVRPGELRAYDAELLRALEGAKLTNADLRRVPETAAARRELTELVTRYRAAKRERDLLDFGDQIALSATLADIPEVGRVLRDEFRVVLLDEYQDTSVAQRVLLAGLFGGGTGHPVTAVGDPCQAIYGWRGASVANLDDFPEHFAHADGGPAARQSLSENRRSGGRLLDLANGLAEPLRAMHAGVEALRPAPGAERDGQVRCALLDTHAEEIDWLADSIAHLVRTGKAPGEIAVLCRTATDFAEIQGALVARDVPVEVVGLSGLLHLPEVADLVSVCEVLQDPGANASLVRLLTGPRWRIGPRDLALLGRRARFLVSHTRVGDADDPDRRLAEAVEGVDPAEVISLADALDTFLETSLRGEGDDDGLPFSPDARVRFARLATELRDLRRSLADPLMDVLHRVLAVTGLEVELSASPHALAARRRETLSNFLDIAASFAAHESEASLLAFLGFLRTAAQYEKGLDNALPGGENTVKVLTAHKSKGLEWDVVAVPGLVTGTFPSDRGREKWTSQAKVLPHALRGDTDTLPDIDAWDSRGMKAFQEAMRDHQRTEELRLGYVTFTRPRSLLLGSGHWWGPSQKKPRGPSDFLRALHDHCTAGHGEIEAWADEPEEDEENPALHATTADQLWPLPLDDDAFRRRRAAAETVLAHLETLAFHDDSHPAAADDPDAYDDPDWPPPPDDEPPYGAEPPYEDDEPLDDGPLDEDVPSPVEDDGDWDAWTTARPEPPAQTSSPARETHTAHDRPRPPAVPHARRHPDEAGLTPEEARAVASWDRDLDALTGELLRARESVTDVPLPPTLTASQLMLLAADPDALAQELARPMPRPPQPAARRGTRFHAWVEARFEELRLPMLEPEELPGSDAEIADERDLQDLKDAFEHTVYAHRTPYRVEAPFQLDIAGRVVRGRIDAVYKEGDGEEATYEIIDWKTHRAHTADPLQLAVYRLAWAEQQGVPLEAVGAAFLYVRSGEVVRPDDLADRAALERLLLDEPTAFEVPDEDVSAGR from the coding sequence GTGCCAGCCAGTATCAGCGACCCCGAGCAGCTCAAAGAGCTCCTCGGCATCCCGTTCACCCCGGAGCAGACGGCCTGCATCATCGCGCCGCCCGCCCCGCAGGTGATCGTGGCCGGAGCCGGGTCGGGCAAGACGACGGTGATGGCGGCACGCGTGGTGTGGCTCGTCGGCACCGGCCAGGTCGCCCCCGAACAGGTGCTCGGCCTCACCTTCACCAACAAGGCCGCCGGTGAACTGGCCGAACGCGTCCGCAAGGCGCTCGTCCGGGCCGGCGTCACCGACCCGGACGTCATCGACCCCGACAACCCGCCCGGCGAACCGGTCATCTCGACCTATCACGCCTTCGCCGGCCGCCTCCTGAAGGACCACGGCCTGCGCCTGGGCCTCGAACCCACCGCCCGGCTCCTCGCCGACGCGACCCGCTACCAGCTCGCCGCGCGCGTACTGCGCGAAGCCCCGGGCCCCTACCCCGCGCTCACGCGCTCCTTCCCGGACCTCGTCAGCGACCTCCTGACCCTCGACGCGGAACTCGCCGAACACCTCGTCCGCCCCGGGGAACTGCGCGCGTACGACGCCGAACTGCTGCGCGCCCTGGAGGGCGCCAAACTCACCAACGCGGACCTGCGCAGGGTCCCCGAGACGGCCGCGGCACGCCGTGAACTCACCGAACTGGTCACCCGCTACCGGGCCGCCAAGCGCGAGCGCGACCTCCTCGACTTCGGCGACCAGATCGCCCTCTCCGCGACGCTCGCCGACATCCCCGAAGTGGGCCGCGTCCTGCGCGACGAGTTCCGGGTGGTGCTCCTCGACGAGTACCAGGACACGTCCGTGGCCCAACGCGTCCTCCTGGCAGGACTGTTCGGCGGCGGCACCGGACACCCGGTGACCGCGGTCGGCGACCCCTGCCAGGCGATCTACGGCTGGCGCGGCGCCTCCGTCGCCAACCTCGACGACTTCCCAGAGCACTTCGCCCATGCCGACGGCGGGCCGGCGGCCCGCCAGTCGCTCAGCGAGAACCGCCGCAGCGGAGGCCGCCTCCTCGACCTCGCCAACGGCCTCGCGGAGCCCCTGCGCGCCATGCACGCGGGCGTGGAGGCCCTCCGCCCCGCACCAGGAGCCGAGCGCGACGGCCAGGTGCGCTGCGCGCTGCTGGACACCCACGCCGAGGAGATCGACTGGCTCGCAGACTCCATCGCCCACCTCGTACGCACCGGCAAGGCACCCGGCGAGATCGCCGTCCTGTGCCGCACCGCCACCGACTTCGCCGAGATCCAGGGCGCGCTCGTCGCCAGGGACGTCCCCGTCGAGGTCGTCGGGCTCTCCGGGCTGCTGCACCTGCCCGAGGTCGCCGACCTGGTGTCCGTCTGCGAGGTGCTCCAGGACCCCGGGGCCAACGCGTCCCTGGTCCGGCTGCTGACCGGACCGCGCTGGCGCATCGGCCCCCGCGACCTCGCCCTCCTCGGCCGCCGGGCCCGCTTTCTCGTGTCCCACACGCGCGTGGGCGACGCCGACGACCCCGACCGCCGGCTCGCCGAGGCCGTCGAGGGGGTCGATCCCGCCGAGGTGATATCGCTCGCGGACGCTCTCGACACCTTCCTGGAGACATCTCTGAGAGGCGAGGGCGACGACGACGGGCTGCCCTTCTCGCCGGACGCGCGTGTGCGGTTCGCCCGGCTCGCCACCGAACTGCGCGACCTGCGCCGCTCACTCGCCGACCCGCTGATGGACGTACTGCACCGCGTGCTCGCCGTCACCGGTCTGGAGGTGGAGCTGTCGGCGTCCCCGCATGCCCTGGCCGCCCGCCGCCGCGAGACCCTTTCCAACTTCCTGGACATCGCCGCCTCGTTCGCAGCCCACGAGAGCGAGGCGAGCCTGCTCGCCTTCCTCGGCTTCCTGCGCACGGCCGCGCAGTACGAGAAGGGCCTCGACAACGCCCTGCCCGGCGGCGAGAACACCGTCAAGGTGCTCACCGCCCACAAGTCCAAGGGCCTGGAGTGGGACGTCGTGGCTGTCCCCGGCCTGGTCACCGGCACCTTTCCCAGTGACCGGGGCCGCGAGAAATGGACCTCGCAGGCCAAGGTCCTGCCGCACGCACTGCGCGGCGACACCGACACGCTGCCCGACATCGACGCCTGGGACTCCCGTGGCATGAAGGCCTTCCAGGAGGCGATGAGGGACCACCAGCGCACCGAGGAACTCCGCCTCGGTTACGTCACCTTCACCCGCCCCCGCTCCCTCCTGCTCGGCTCCGGCCACTGGTGGGGGCCCTCCCAGAAGAAGCCCCGCGGCCCCTCCGACTTCCTGCGAGCACTCCACGACCACTGCACGGCCGGGCACGGCGAGATCGAGGCCTGGGCGGACGAACCGGAGGAGGACGAGGAGAATCCGGCCCTGCACGCGACGACCGCCGACCAACTGTGGCCCCTGCCCCTGGACGACGACGCGTTCCGCCGCCGCAGGGCCGCCGCCGAGACGGTCCTCGCCCATCTGGAGACCCTCGCTTTCCACGACGACAGCCACCCCGCGGCCGCCGACGACCCCGACGCGTACGACGACCCGGACTGGCCCCCGCCGCCGGACGACGAGCCTCCCTACGGGGCCGAGCCTCCCTACGAGGACGACGAGCCCCTTGACGACGGCCCGCTCGACGAAGACGTCCCTTCCCCCGTCGAGGACGACGGAGACTGGGACGCCTGGACCACGGCCCGTCCTGAACCGCCCGCACAGACCTCGTCCCCCGCGCGGGAGACGCACACCGCACACGACCGTCCCCGCCCGCCCGCCGTGCCCCACGCCCGCAGACACCCCGACGAAGCCGGTCTCACCCCCGAGGAGGCCCGTGCCGTCGCCTCCTGGGACCGCGACCTCGACGCGCTCACCGGGGAACTGCTGCGCGCGCGGGAGAGCGTCACCGACGTCCCCCTGCCCCCGACACTGACCGCGTCCCAGCTGATGCTCCTGGCCGCCGACCCGGACGCCCTCGCGCAGGAACTCGCCCGCCCCATGCCGCGCCCGCCACAGCCCGCCGCCCGCCGGGGCACCCGCTTCCACGCCTGGGTCGAGGCCCGCTTCGAGGAACTGCGGCTCCCCATGCTGGAGCCCGAGGAACTCCCCGGCAGCGACGCGGAGATCGCCGACGAACGCGACCTTCAGGACCTCAAGGACGCCTTCGAGCACACCGTGTACGCCCACCGCACGCCCTACCGGGTCGAGGCGCCCTTCCAGCTCGACATCGCCGGACGCGTCGTCCGGGGCCGGATCGACGCCGTCTACAAGGAAGGCGACGGCGAGGAAGCGACGTACGAGATCATCGACTGGAAGACCCACCGCGCCCACACCGCCGACCCCCTCCAGCTCGCCGTCTACCGCCTGGCCTGGGCCGAGCAGCAGGGTGTCCCCCTGGAGGCCGTCGGCGCCGCCTTCCTTTATGTGCGCAGCGGCGAGGTCGTGCGGCCGGACGACCTCGCCGACCGGGCCGCGCTGGAGCGGCTGCTGCTGGACGAGCCCACCGCGTTCGAAGTACCGGACGAGGATGTCAGCGCGGGCCGATAA
- a CDS encoding ATP-dependent helicase yields the protein MSSSSSTRRLSHPQGRQGNRGAYRLVRTPPTRQDPPHLDAAQRAVVDHTRGPLLVLAGPGTGKTTTLVESVAARIARGGDPERILVLTFSRKAAVELRDRMALRIGAARAPRATTFHSFCYALVRAHQDSDLFVEPLRLLSGPEQDVAVRELLAGQPDLERLGLAHVRWPDELRACLTTRGFADEVRAVLARSRELGLGPDALDAFARRIGRPDWRAAAAFLAEYLDVLDMQGVLDYAELVHRAVLLASRPDTAGQLAARYDAVYVDEYQDTDPAQVRLLDALAGGGRTLVALGDPDQSIYAFRGADVNGILDFPDVFPRADGRPAPVEVLRTSRRSAAVPLTATRLLTQRMPLSRLPAEKVRAHRGIAPVRDGGRVEVCTYPTSGTELENIADILRRAHLEDGVPWSEMAVLVRAGGRTIPTVRRALTSAGVPLDIDGDDLPLRHEPSVAPLLTALRAVATAAESGAGQAETDVEGAAAGESEDPEAALPGATAWLGTETALTLLTSPLAGMDAADLRRLGRALREEERTAGNPVPPPSDELLARALAEPERLVVHDPAYARGAQRLGALLGKARERLADGGTAEEALWDLWNGTPWPGRLARAARRGGAAGRNADRDLDAVCALFATAARAEERTGGRGALNFLEEIDAEDIAADTLTRRAVRPDAVRLMTAHRSKGLQWRLVVVAGVQEGLWPDLRRRGSLLEADRIGRDGLAEPLTPGALLAEERRLFYVAATRARERLVVTAVKAPADDGDQPSRFVTELGVEPKDVTGRPRRPLSVAALVAELRATTVDPRVSASLREAAARRLARLAALTDEESRPLVPSAHPYRWWGMYEPTESKVPLRDRDQPVVLSGSALDQLANTCALQWFLGREVKADAPATAAQGFGNVVHVLADEVASGHTPADLAVLMERLDSVWNALAFDAPWKSTQEKEHARVALERFLTWHVASGRTGRTPVASEHDFDVTLGAGDYEVRIRGSMDRVETDGEGRAYVVDFKTGKQTPTAAEVARHPQLAVYQLAVREGAVDEAFDGVRPEPGGAELVQLRQGAAKKDGGETLPKVQAQPPLEEGTGTGGEGEWVGDLLATAAGKVLDERFTPTAGQHCAHCSFRASCSARPEGRHVVE from the coding sequence GTGAGCTCCTCTTCCTCCACCAGGCGCCTGTCGCACCCCCAGGGTCGACAGGGGAACCGTGGCGCTTACCGGCTGGTGCGCACCCCGCCCACGCGGCAGGATCCCCCTCATCTGGACGCCGCACAGCGCGCGGTGGTTGACCACACACGGGGCCCACTGCTCGTCCTCGCAGGTCCGGGTACCGGGAAAACCACCACCCTCGTCGAATCCGTGGCGGCCCGGATCGCCCGCGGCGGGGACCCCGAGCGGATCCTCGTGCTGACGTTCAGCCGCAAGGCGGCCGTCGAACTGCGCGACCGCATGGCACTGCGCATCGGAGCCGCCCGCGCTCCCCGCGCGACCACCTTTCACTCCTTCTGCTACGCCCTGGTCCGCGCCCACCAGGACAGCGACCTGTTCGTGGAACCCCTGCGGCTGCTCTCCGGCCCCGAACAGGACGTGGCCGTACGCGAGCTGCTCGCCGGCCAGCCAGACCTGGAGCGCCTCGGCCTCGCCCATGTGCGCTGGCCGGACGAACTGCGCGCCTGCCTCACCACCCGCGGCTTCGCCGACGAGGTCCGCGCGGTCCTCGCCCGCAGCCGCGAACTGGGCCTCGGCCCGGACGCCCTGGACGCCTTCGCCCGGCGCATCGGCCGCCCCGACTGGCGCGCCGCCGCCGCCTTCCTCGCCGAGTACCTCGACGTGCTCGACATGCAAGGAGTGCTCGACTACGCGGAACTCGTGCACCGCGCCGTCCTCCTCGCGAGCCGCCCCGACACCGCCGGGCAGCTCGCCGCCCGCTACGACGCCGTCTACGTGGACGAGTACCAGGACACCGACCCGGCCCAGGTACGGCTGCTGGACGCGCTCGCCGGGGGCGGACGGACACTCGTCGCCCTCGGCGACCCCGACCAGTCGATCTACGCGTTCCGTGGCGCGGACGTCAACGGCATCCTGGACTTCCCGGACGTCTTCCCGCGCGCGGACGGCCGCCCCGCCCCGGTCGAGGTCCTCAGGACGTCCCGACGCTCCGCCGCCGTCCCGCTGACCGCCACCCGCCTCCTCACCCAGCGCATGCCCCTGAGCCGCCTCCCGGCCGAGAAGGTCCGCGCCCACCGCGGAATCGCCCCGGTCCGCGACGGAGGCCGCGTCGAGGTCTGCACCTACCCGACGTCCGGTACGGAGCTGGAGAACATCGCCGACATCCTCCGTCGCGCACACCTGGAGGACGGTGTCCCCTGGAGCGAGATGGCCGTCCTGGTGCGTGCCGGCGGCCGTACGATCCCGACGGTCCGGCGCGCCCTCACGTCCGCCGGGGTCCCCCTGGACATCGACGGCGACGACCTGCCCCTGCGCCACGAACCGTCGGTGGCACCGCTCCTGACGGCGCTCCGGGCGGTGGCGACTGCGGCCGAGTCGGGCGCGGGGCAGGCGGAGACGGACGTCGAAGGGGCAGCTGCCGGCGAGAGCGAAGACCCCGAGGCCGCCCTGCCGGGAGCCACCGCCTGGCTCGGTACCGAAACAGCCCTGACCCTCCTCACCTCGCCCCTCGCCGGCATGGACGCCGCCGACCTGCGCCGCCTCGGCCGCGCCCTGCGCGAGGAGGAGCGGACCGCGGGCAACCCCGTACCACCGCCCTCGGACGAACTCCTGGCCCGCGCGCTGGCCGAACCGGAACGCCTGGTCGTCCACGACCCGGCGTACGCGCGCGGTGCACAGCGCCTCGGCGCGCTGCTCGGCAAGGCACGTGAGCGCCTCGCGGACGGCGGCACGGCGGAGGAAGCCCTCTGGGACCTGTGGAACGGCACACCCTGGCCAGGACGGCTTGCGCGGGCCGCCCGGCGCGGCGGCGCCGCCGGACGCAACGCCGACCGCGATCTCGACGCCGTGTGCGCGCTGTTCGCGACCGCCGCGCGCGCGGAGGAGCGCACCGGCGGCCGTGGCGCACTCAACTTCCTGGAGGAGATCGACGCCGAGGACATCGCCGCCGACACCCTCACCCGCCGTGCCGTACGCCCCGACGCCGTACGCCTGATGACCGCTCACCGCTCCAAGGGCCTCCAGTGGCGCCTCGTGGTCGTCGCCGGCGTCCAGGAGGGTCTGTGGCCCGACCTGCGCCGCCGCGGCTCCCTCCTGGAGGCCGACCGCATCGGCCGCGACGGCCTCGCCGAACCGCTCACACCGGGCGCACTGCTCGCCGAGGAACGGCGGCTGTTCTACGTGGCCGCCACGCGCGCGCGGGAACGCCTGGTCGTCACCGCGGTGAAGGCCCCCGCCGACGACGGTGACCAGCCGTCCCGCTTCGTCACCGAACTCGGCGTCGAACCCAAGGACGTGACGGGCCGCCCGCGCCGCCCCCTCTCCGTTGCCGCCCTCGTCGCCGAACTGCGCGCGACAACGGTCGACCCGCGTGTGTCCGCCTCCCTGAGAGAGGCCGCCGCCCGCCGCCTGGCCCGGCTCGCCGCGCTCACCGACGAGGAGAGCCGCCCACTCGTACCGTCGGCCCACCCCTACCGCTGGTGGGGGATGTACGAGCCGACCGAGAGCAAGGTCCCGCTGCGCGACCGCGACCAGCCCGTCGTGCTCTCCGGCAGCGCTCTCGACCAACTCGCCAACACCTGCGCCCTGCAGTGGTTCCTGGGCCGCGAGGTGAAGGCCGACGCCCCCGCGACCGCCGCCCAGGGCTTCGGCAACGTGGTGCACGTCCTCGCCGACGAGGTCGCCTCCGGACACACCCCCGCCGACCTCGCCGTCCTCATGGAACGCCTCGACTCCGTGTGGAACGCGCTCGCCTTCGACGCGCCCTGGAAGTCGACGCAGGAGAAGGAGCACGCGCGTGTGGCGCTCGAACGCTTCCTGACGTGGCATGTCGCCTCCGGCCGCACCGGCCGCACCCCCGTGGCCAGCGAGCACGACTTCGACGTGACCCTCGGAGCCGGCGACTACGAGGTCCGCATCCGCGGTTCCATGGACCGCGTCGAGACCGACGGCGAGGGCCGCGCCTACGTGGTCGACTTCAAGACCGGCAAACAGACGCCCACCGCAGCCGAGGTGGCCCGTCACCCTCAGCTCGCCGTCTACCAGCTCGCCGTCCGCGAAGGCGCCGTCGACGAAGCCTTCGACGGGGTGCGCCCCGAACCGGGCGGCGCCGAACTCGTCCAGTTGCGCCAGGGCGCCGCCAAGAAGGACGGCGGCGAGACACTGCCCAAGGTGCAGGCGCAGCCACCCCTTGAGGAAGGGACAGGGACAGGAGGGGAGGGGGAGTGGGTCGGCGATCTGCTGGCCACCGCCGCCGGCAAGGTGCTCGACGAACGGTTCACCCCGACCGCCGGCCAGCACTGCGCGCACTGCTCCTTCCGGGCCTCGTGCAGCGCCCGCCCGGAAGGCCGGCACGTCGTCGAGTGA
- a CDS encoding MGMT family protein: protein MGRMSNESRPADALPEYAERALEAAEMIPPGRVMTYGDVAEWLEEGGPRQVGRVMALYGGAVPWWRVVRADGVLLPGHELEALGHYRAEGTPLKEASRAAEGHLPRLDMRRARWDGERADGHT from the coding sequence ATGGGCCGGATGAGCAACGAGAGCCGTCCGGCGGACGCCCTGCCGGAATACGCCGAGCGTGCCCTGGAGGCCGCGGAAATGATCCCGCCCGGGCGTGTCATGACGTACGGCGATGTCGCCGAGTGGCTGGAGGAGGGCGGACCGCGCCAGGTCGGGCGGGTGATGGCCCTCTACGGAGGTGCTGTTCCGTGGTGGCGTGTCGTCCGGGCGGACGGCGTCCTGCTCCCCGGCCACGAACTGGAGGCCCTCGGCCACTACCGCGCGGAGGGCACGCCCCTGAAAGAGGCGAGCAGGGCCGCCGAGGGGCATCTGCCGCGCCTCGACATGAGACGGGCGCGGTGGGACGGCGAGCGGGCGGATGGTCACACCTGA